The genome window TTGCCATTGCGATTGCTACGTTGATGTATATCTGGCTGAGGTCTTTCCAGATCAAGTTACGCCTGACGGAATACGTGAAAATTGACCAGTATATTCAGCCTTTTAAGGAATTGAGCCGCGACATTAGTATTCCAAAATACGCCACGCACCTGGTCTTTATGAGTAATGCGGCCCGCGCCTCGGAAATTGAATCAAAAATTATTTATTCTATTTTCCAGAAGCGGCCCAAGCGCGCTGATATCTACTGGTTTGTCCATGTCGATATTACCGATGATCCGTATACCATGGAATACAAAGTAAACACCATCGCACCCGATGACGTTTACAAAGTAACCTTCCGGCTTGGTTTCCGGATGGAACAGCGGATTAATCTTTACTTCCGCAAAGTGATCGAGGACCTGGTGAAAAACAAGGAGGTGGATATTACGAGCCGTTACGAATCCCTGAGCCGTCAGAATGTGATTGGTGATTTTCGGTTTGTCGTGCTCGAAAAATTCCTTTCTTACGAAAATGATTTGCCGTTTAGCGAGCGGATCATTATGGATATCTATTTCTACGTCAAAGGATTTACAACGCCCGAAGACCGTTGGTTTGGCCTTGACAGTAGCTCGGTGAAAATCGAAAAAGTACCGCTTGTTATTCGCCCGGTCGAAAATGTCAAACTGAAGCGGATTTATAGTTGAGTTTGAAAATCACCCATTTTTATGAAGCTATTAATTACCGGCGGAGCCGGATTTGTCGGCTCTTCGCTGGCACTTTCCCTGAAAAGGGACTATCCACACTACGAAATTTACGTACTCGACAACCTGAAGCGGAAGGGTTCTGAACTAAATGTTGCCCGTCTGAGCAGCGCAGGAGTCAACTTTGTGCATGGTGACATTCGGAACAAAGAAGACTTTGACTCCCTGCCGCTGGTTGATGCACTCATTGAAGCCTCTGCCGAACCTTCTGTGTTGGCTGGGCTTGACGGAACGCCTGACTACCTGATCAATACCAACCTGGTTGGGACTATCAACTGCTTAAACTACGCGAAGAAATCGAAAGCAAACGTCGTTTTTCTCTCGACGAGCCGGGTTTATCCGATCAAAGCCATCGAGACGCTGAACTACGAGGAAGCCGACACCCGCTTTGTATTGACCGACGACCAACCTGTACCGGGCGTATCATCAAAAGGAATTGCTGAAAACTTTCCGCTGGACGGAGCCCGGTCGCTTTACGGCGCGACAAAGCTGGCGTCGGAACTGATGATTCAGGAATACAATGAGTTCTACGGCCTGAAAACGGTTATCAATCGTTGCGGTGTTATTACAGGACCGTGGCAGATGGGTAAGGTCGATCAGGGCGTTATGGTCCTTTGGATCGCGAAGCATTATTTCCAGCAGCAGCTGGCTTATATTGGTTACGGCGGAACAGGCAAGCAAACCCGCGACATGCTCCATATCGCTGATCT of Tellurirhabdus bombi contains these proteins:
- a CDS encoding NAD-dependent epimerase/dehydratase family protein, with translation MKLLITGGAGFVGSSLALSLKRDYPHYEIYVLDNLKRKGSELNVARLSSAGVNFVHGDIRNKEDFDSLPLVDALIEASAEPSVLAGLDGTPDYLINTNLVGTINCLNYAKKSKANVVFLSTSRVYPIKAIETLNYEEADTRFVLTDDQPVPGVSSKGIAENFPLDGARSLYGATKLASELMIQEYNEFYGLKTVINRCGVITGPWQMGKVDQGVMVLWIAKHYFQQQLAYIGYGGTGKQTRDMLHIADLYRLIDWELHNMDKVNGQILNAGGGVESSASLQELTKICQEVTGKTIPINQVSENRAADIRLYVTDNTKVTNLTGWKPELGIKEIVSDITKWLDENRAALEPILK